Proteins from a genomic interval of Sugiyamaella lignohabitans strain CBS 10342 chromosome C, complete sequence:
- the PMR1 gene encoding Ca(2+)/Mn(2+)-transporting P-type ATPase PMR1 (High affinity Ca2+/Mn2+ P-type ATPase; required for Ca2+ and Mn2+ transport into Golgi; involved in Ca2+ dependent protein sorting and processing; D53A mutant (Mn2+ transporting) is rapamycin sensitive, Q783A mutant (Ca2+ transporting) is rapamycin resistant; Mn2+ transport into Golgi lumen appears to be required for rapamycin sensitivity; mutations in human homolog ATP2C1 cause acantholytic skin condition Hailey-Hailey disease; GO_component: GO:0005794 - Golgi apparatus [Evidence IEA]; GO_component: GO:0000139 - Golgi membrane [Evidence IEA]; GO_component: GO:0000139 - Golgi membrane [Evidence IDA] [PMID 24124599]; GO_component: GO:0000139 - Golgi membrane [Evidence IDA] [PMID 9092527]; GO_component: GO:0016021 - integral component of membrane [Evidence IEA,IEA]; GO_component: GO:0016021 - integral component of membrane [Evidence ISM] [PMID 12192589]; GO_component: GO:0016020 - membrane [Evidence IEA]; GO_function: GO:0005524 - ATP binding [Evidence IEA]; GO_function: GO:0005509 - calcium ion binding [Evidence IDA] [PMID 10545175]; GO_function: GO:0005388 - calcium-transporting ATPase activity [Evidence IEA,IEA]; GO_function: GO:0005388 - calcium-transporting ATPase activity [Evidence IDA,IMP] [PMID 10545175]; GO_function: GO:0005388 - calcium-transporting ATPase activity [Evidence IMP] [PMID 1379856]; GO_function: GO:0019829 - cation-transporting ATPase activity [Evidence IEA]; GO_function: GO:0016787 - hydrolase activity [Evidence IEA]; GO_function: GO:0015410 - manganese-transporting ATPase activity [Evidence IDA] [PMID 10801856]; GO_function: GO:0046872 - metal ion binding [Evidence IEA]; GO_function: GO:0000166 - nucleotide binding [Evidence IEA,IEA]; GO_process: GO:0070588 - calcium ion transmembrane transport [Evidence IEA,IEA]; GO_process: GO:0006816 - calcium ion transport [Evidence IEA,IEA]; GO_process: GO:0006816 - calcium ion transport [Evidence IDA,IMP] [PMID 10545175]; GO_process: GO:0006812 - cation transport [Evidence IEA]; GO_process: GO:0006874 - cellular calcium ion homeostasis [Evidence IGI] [PMID 23569283]; GO_process: GO:0006887 - exocytosis [Evidence IGI] [PMID 1379856]; GO_process: GO:0006811 - ion transport [Evidence IEA]; GO_process: GO:0006828 - manganese ion transport [Evidence IDA] [PMID 10801856]; GO_process: GO:0008152 - metabolic process [Evidence IEA]; GO_process: GO:0006810 - transport [Evidence IEA]): MSDKITYDIEPPHRGNTSSAAPTQDPNLVIAYRTLSLQVAESYHSDNYSPKKSKDAEDEEYFEKIDFQTKEASILCQSFNVDESRGLDSDSAAKRLQRDGPNTLTQKKPNYFWKLFNYVFGGFCSVLWVGVIIFFICWRPPLSNPPSATNLALAVLILIVILLQALFSALEDWSTSKVMNSILDLLPAECVVIRDGEHVSKPASELVVGDIVILSSGNKVPADMRIIDASDDLKFDRALLTGESEEIAGTSEVVDDTFLEAHNIALMGTHVTNGKAKCLVLLTGHRTVIGRISTLTSNKKATTTLIQKEINRFVLIIICLTVTLVVIILITWAAWLRKDHFAFINVAGILVNCMGCVVAFIPEGMPVAVTLTLSLVARRMKDKNILPKSLSTVETLGVITVLCSDKTGTLTENKMFVQSVGFADSDMTVDEALRVDIRSDIAMNKMHQASLLCNDASYDQTTLGLPISERTIIGNATDGAALRFASSLSASTHENLEQVFSIPFNSTNKWMMTLYRDIDQKSDELTIFCKGAPDVILKSCTSYYSVADQCVKELDPETRQNIVHLQESWSSQGQRVIAVCTRQYSPVGYPASNGFAEELVANCFSDLTIIGLLGIIDPPRSDIPHTVSECRRAGSRFFMVTGDFRLTAVAIARQVGIITTQRDPETFADIENRVQAAGEGATWSREEFRVSSLVLEGRDLEAATEDHWNIICCYEEIVFSRTTPEQKLKIVESFKARDEVVAVSGDGVNDAPSLKAANVGIAVVNGSDVALEAADLILMGSFSSIVDGIRLGRLVFQNLQKVISYLLPAGSWSEIWPVIVNVFFGVPLPLSSFLMIIICVFTDLFQCLSLVMEKEEFDLLSLPPRNHKKDHLINFKIYLQSYLFIGIMETIIAHSMFFFYMWKYAHIPMRDLFFAFEKYSEGFHGYTQAELVAFNNTGQCVYFVTLVILQWGNLLSVRNRRQSIFQADPIRKERRNPFLFVGALLGLITAIFVTEVPGLQSLFGTTPVPIEFWLIPIPLALSILAVDEIRKALVRSFPNSLIAKYAW; encoded by the coding sequence ATGAGTGATAAAATTACATACGATATTGAGCCCCCTCACAGAGGAAATACCAGTAGTGCTGCTCCTACTCAAGATCCAAATCTTGTAATTGCATACAGAACTCTGTCTCTTCAGGTTGCCGAGTCCTATCACTCTGACAATTATTCTCCTAAAAAGTCTAAGGAcgctgaagatgaagaataTTTCGAAAAGATTGATTTCCAAACCAAGGAAGCCAGTATTCTATGTCAGTCTTTTAACGTAGATGAATCAAGAGGTCTCGACAGTGATTCTGCCGCCAAGAGATTACAACGTGACGGTCCAAATACTTTAACCCAAAAGAAGCCAAATTATTTCTGGAAATTATTCAACTATGTTTTCGGAGGCTTTTGTTCCGTTCTGTGGGTCGGTgtaattattttctttatttgtTGGAGACCCCCTCTTAGTAACCCTCCTTCTGCTACTAATCTTGCTCTCGCTGTCCTTATCCTTATCgttattcttcttcaggcTTTGTTTTCTGCCCTTGAGGATTGGTCTACCAGTAAGGTCATGAACTctattcttgatcttttGCCTGCTGAATGTGTTGTTATCCGTGATGGAGAGCATGTCAGTAAACCTGCCTCTGAGTTAGTGGTTGGTGATATCGTCATTCTTTCTTCTGGTAACAAAGTCCCTGCTGATATGCGTATCATCGACGCTTCAgatgatttgaaatttgacAGAGCTCTTCTCACTGGTGAGTCCGAAGAGATTGCTGGTACCTCGGAGGTTGTTGACGACACTTTTCTGGAAGCCCACAACATTGCTCTCATGGGAACCCATGTTACCAACGGTAAAGCCAAATGTTTGGTTCTTCTTACTGGACACAGGACTGTTATTGGCCGTATTTCAACTCTTACCTCCAACAAAAAGGCTACTACTACTCTtatccaaaaagaaatcaatcGTTTtgtcctcatcatcatctgtCTCACTGTCACCTTAGTCGTTATTATTCTCATTACCTGGGCTGCTTGGCTTCGTAAGGATCACTTTGCCTTTATCAATGTTGCTGGTATCTTGGTCAACTGTATGGGATGTGTTGTTGCTTTTATCCCCGAGGGTATGCCTGTTGCAGTCACTTTAACTTTGTCTCTTGTGGCACGTCGTATGAAGGACAAGAATATCCTTCCCAAGTCGTTGTCAACCGTTGAAACTCTTGGTGTCATCACTGTCTTGTGTTCAGATAAAACTGGTACTCTTACTGAGAACAAAATGTTTGTCCAGTCTGTCGGATTTGCTGATAGTGATATGACGGTCGACGAGGCACTTAGAGTTGATATTCGATCAGATATTGCCATGAATAAAATGCACCAAGCCTCTTTACTGTGTAACGATGCTAGCTATGACCAGACTACTTTGGGATTACCTATTTCTGAGCGAACTATTATCGGTAATGCTACTGATGGCGCAGCTCTTCGTTTCGCCTCTTCCTTGTCTGCTTCGACACATGAAAACCTTGAGCAAGTGTTTTCAATTCCTTTCAACTCTACCAACAAGTGGATGATGACGCTTTACAGAGATATTGATCAGAAGTCTGACGAACTGACCATCTTCTGCAAGGGTGCACCAGACGTGATCCTCAAGTCCTGTACTAGTTACTACTCAGTGGCTGACCAGTGTGTCAAAGAGTTGGATCCTGAGACGAGGCAGAACATTGTTCATTTGCAAGAATCATGGTCTTCCCAGGGTCAAAGAGTGATTGCCGTTTGCACCAGACAATATTCTCCCGTTGGCTACCCCGCTTCCAATGGCTTTGCTGAAGAGCTTGTTGCCAACTGTTTCAGCGATTTGACAATCATTGGTTTACTAGGCATTATTGATCCTCCTAGATCGGATATTCCCCATACTGTGTCAGAGTGTCGACGAGCTGGTTCTCGTTTCTTCATGGTCACAGGTGATTTCCGTCTTACTGCAGTTGCTATTGCTAGACAAGTTGGTATTATTACCACCCAGCGTGATCCCGAGACTTTTGCCGATATTGAAAACCGTGTtcaagctgctggtgaggGTGCTACTTGGAGTAGAGAAGAGTTTAGAGTTAGCAGTTTGGTTTTGGAAGGACGTGATTTGGAGGCTGCTACAGAAGATCACTGGAATATTATCTGTTGTTATGAGGAGATTGTGTTTTCCAGAACTACCCCTGAACAGAAGCTGAAGATTGTCGAGTCTTTCAAGGCTAGAGACGAAGTTGTTGCAGTGTCCGGTGATGGTGTTAATGATGCTCCCTCTTTGAAGGCTGCTAACGTTGGTATCGCCGTTGTCAATGGTAGTGATGTGGCTCTTGAAGCTGCCGATTTGATTCTTATGGGTAGTTTCTCGTCTATTGTTGATGGTATTCGTCTCGGTAGACTTGTTTTCCAGAACTTACAAAAGGTTATCAGTTATTTGCTTCCTGCTGGTAGTTGGTCTGAGATTTGGCCTGTGATTGTAAATGTTTTCTTCGGTGTTCCATTACCTCTGAGTTCCTTCTTgatgattattatttgtgtTTTTACCGACTTATTCCAATGTTTATCGCTTGTTATGGAGAAAGAGGAGTTTgatcttctttctctccCTCCTCGTAACCACAAAAAGGACCATTTAATTAACTTTAAGATCTACCTACAATCGTATCTCTTCATTGGTATTATGGAAACAATCATTGCCCATTCcatgttcttcttctacatGTGGAAATACGCTCACATTCCCATGAGGGACCTCTTCTTTGCTTTTGAAAAGTATTCTGAAGGATTCCATGGCTACACTCAAGCTGAACTAGTGGCATTCAATAACACTGGTCAATGTGTTTACTTTGTTACCTTGGTCATTCTCCAATGGGGTAATCTTCTGTCAGTTCGTAACCGTCGTCAGAGCATTTTCCAAGCCGACCCTATTCGcaaagagagaagaaatccatttttgtttgtggGTGCTCTTTTGGGCTTGATTACTGCCATCTTCGTCACCGAGGTTCCTGGTCTGCAAAGTTTGTTCGGCACCACTCCAGTACCCATTGAGTTCTGGCTTATTCCTATTCCCTTGGCTCTGTCTATCTTGGCAGTTGACGAGATCAGAAAGGCCCTTGTCAGAAGCTTCCCCAACAGCTTAATTGCTAAATATGCATGGTAA